One window of the Megalops cyprinoides isolate fMegCyp1 chromosome 2, fMegCyp1.pri, whole genome shotgun sequence genome contains the following:
- the osbpl1a gene encoding oxysterol-binding protein-related protein 1 isoform X1: MEGLEALDPEEQLLHDARNGNLEGIRGLLLSMIKEKTSLNINCKGKSKSNLGWTPLHLACYFGHRGVVEELLKAGAEVNLPNNMGDTPLHKAAFTGRKEVVMLLLRFDACPTVINGTAQIPKDVTQNEEIRTMLEAAERTEERKLEEQLLEAAREGDTATLNQLLNRKKPPDLGCADLLGNTPLHCAAYRGQKLCALRLLKGGASPNVKNKNDQTAFDLASDAEMKQVLEGNSQKGMARRVQMFEGPLLKSSRFFGWRSYWVVLQDGVLSWYPKQSDAAANVRRQGCKPLTQAHCMIKARDSCFFTLKCFDDSVHHFKVSPKNDPEGMRKRWLEAMEEHSAYSTHYCSQDQGSEEEEDDVMSVGELTESLQKAEAYQQRLQSEVSAFLAMVTKDELSEQLPAPVLQKMSEITELSSETCTALRHCLSLFSQQEGVRSLKLEQEVEKNKILSEALQTLATEHHELEQSVVKGSSPRSALSEDEFYDAVSESDSERSMSGFETVASHSFEEESVQSGSGRSTPVGMSQDDRRGDEEPQANGIKKHRTSLPAPMFSRNDFSIWSILRKCIGMELSKITMPVIFNEPLSFLQRLTEYMEHTYLIHQANALSDSIERMKCVAAFAVSAVASQWERTGKPFNPLLGETYELVREDLGFRLISEQVSHHPPVSAFHAEGLNNDFVFHGSIYPKLKFWGKSVEAEPKGIITLELPKYNEAYTWTNPTCCVHNIIVGQLWIEQYGNVEVVNHKTGERCCLNFKPCGLFGKELHKVEGYILDKNRKKLCALYGKWTECLYIVDPASFDAHKKSDKKNAEEKKSGRTGSGGEEEEMPLPDGDTVQAIPGSQLLWRIAPRPANSTQMYSFTTFAMALNELHKDMEGVIPKTDCRWRPDIRAMENGDIDLASEEKKRLEEKQRAARKIRSKSDEEWKTRTPALGPRWFHQGPNPHVGSQDWLYSRGYWDRDYSQLPDIY; encoded by the exons ATGGAGGGTCTAGAGGCGCTAGACCCCGAGGAGCAGCTCCTTCACGACGCCAGGAACGGGAACCTGGAGGGGATTCGCGGCCTGCTGCTGTCCATGATCAAGGAGAAAACCAGTCTCAACATCAACTGCAAAG GTAAGAGCAAGAGCAATTTGGGATGGACGCCTCTCCACTTGGCCTGTTACTTCGGACACAGAGGCGTGGTGGAGGAGCTTCTCAAG GCAGGGGCTGAGGTGAATTTGCCCAATAACATGGGGGACACGCCTCTACACAAAGCTGCCTTCACGGGGAGAAAG GAGGTGGTCATGTTACTGCTGCGCTTTGACGCGTGCCCCACCGTTATTAACGGAACGGCGCAGATTCCCAAAGATGTCACTCAGAACGAGGAAATAAGAACCATGTTAGAAG CGGCGGAGAGGACAGAAGagaggaagctggaggagcagctttTGGAGGCGGCGCGGGAAGGGGACACGGCCACCCTCAACCAGCTG CTGAACAGGAAGAAGCCCCCCGATCTCGGCTGCGCAGACCTGTTGGGGAACACGCCCCTGCACTGTGCCGCGTACCGAGGGCAGAAGCTGTGTGCTCTCCGGCTCCTGAAGGGCGGCGCTAGCCCCAAcgtcaaaaacaaaaacg ATCAGACCGCGTTTGACCTGGCCAGCGATGCAGAGATGAAGCAGGTCCTGGAAGGCAACTCGCAGAAG GGCATGGCTCGCAGAGTCCAGATGTTTGAAGGCCCTCTGCTGAAG agCTCCCGTTTTTTCGGCTGGCGCTCCTACTGGGTGGTGCTTCAGGACGGCGTCCTCTCCTGGTACCCCAAACA GTCAGACGCAGCCGCTAACGTTCGCAGGCAGGGATGCAAGCCTCTCACGCAGGCTCACTGTATG ATCAAAGCCCGGGACAGCTGCTTTTTCACCCTCAAGTGCTTTGACGACAGCGTCCATCACTTTAAAGTGTCCCCCAAGAACGACCCGGAAGGGATGAGAAAA aGATGGCTGGAGGCGATGGAGGAGCACTCGGCCTACAGCACACACTACTGCTCCCAGGATCAAGgcagcgaggaagaggaggacgacGTGATGTCAGTGGGGGAGCTGACTGAGTCTCTGCAG AAGGCCGAGGCCTACCAGCAGAGGCTGCAGTCAGAGGTGTCTGCCTTCCTCGCCATGGTGACGAAGGACGAGCTGTCCGAAC AGCTCCCTGCCCCGGTCCTGCAGAAGATGAGCGAGATCACGGAGCTGTCCAGCGAGACCTGCACCGCCCTCCGACACTGCCTCAGCCTCTTCTCCCAGCAGGAAGGG GTGCGGAGCCTGAAACTGGAGCAGGAAGTGGAGAAGAACAAGATCCTGTCAGAGGCCCTGCAGACACTGGCCACCGAGCATCACGAGCTGGAGCAGTCCGTCGTCAAGGGGTCCTCGCCACGGAGCGCGCTCAGTGAGGATGAGTTCTACGATGCCGTGTCAG AGTCCGACTCCGAGCGTTCCATGAGCGGGTTCGAGACGGTGGCCAGCCATTCCTTCGAGGAGGAGTCTGTCCAGTCCGGCAGCGGCCGCAGCACCCCCGTCGGCATGTCGCAGGACGATCGCCGCGGCGACGAGGAGCCCCAGGCCAACGGGATCAAGAAGCACAG gacGAGTTTGCCGGCCCCCATGTTCTCCAGGAATGATTTCAGCATCTGGAGCATTCTGAGGAAGTGCATAGGAATG GAGCTCTCTAAGATCACCATGCCGGTCATCTTCAACGAGCCCCTGAGCTTCCTGCAGCGCCTGACTGAGTACATGGAGCACACGTACCTCATCCACCAGGCCAATGCCCTGTCCGACTCCATCGAGAGGATGAAG tGTGTGGCAGCCTTTGCAGTGTCCGCTGTGGCTTCCCAGTGGGAGAGGACAGGCAAGCCCTTCAACCCGCTGCTGGGAGAGACCTACGAGCTGGTCAG GGAGGACCTCGGTTTTaggctgatctcagaacaggtCAGTCACCACCCACCGGTCAGCGCCTTTCACGCCGAGGGTCTGAATAACGACTTCGTGTTCCACGGGTCCATCTATCCCAAGCTCAAATTCTGGGGGAAGAGCGTGGAGGCGGAGCCCAAAGGGATTATAACCCTGGAGCTGCCCAA GTACAACGAAGCGTACACCTGGACCAACCCCACCTGCTGCGTGCACAACATCATCGTGGGCCAGCTGTGGATTGAGCAGTACGGGAACGTGGAGGTGGTCAACCACAA AACCGGGGAACGATGCTGCCTGAATTTCAAACCCTGTGGTCTTTTTGGGAAGGAGCTGCACAAAGTCGAAGGCTACATCCTGGATAAAAA CAGGAAGAAGCTATGCGCCCTCTACGGGAAGTGGACCGAGTGCCTGTACATCGTGGACCCGGCCTCGTTCGACGCCCACAAGAAGAGCGACAAGAAGAACGCGGAGGAGAAGAAGAGTGGCAGAACG GGCTCCGGcggcgaggaggaggagatgccGCTGCCGGACGGCGACACGGTGCAGGCCATCCCCGGGAGCCAGCTGCTGTGGAGGATAGCGCCCCGCCCGGCCAACTCCAcccag ATGTACAGCTTCACCACCTTCGCCATGGCCCTCAACGAGCTCCACAAGGACATGGAGGGGGTCATTCCCAAAACCGACTGCCGCTGGAGACCTGACATCCGCGCCATGGAGAACGGGGACATAG ATTTGGCGAGCGAGGAGAAGAAGAGGCTGGAGGAGAAACAGCGGGCGGCGCGCAAAATCCGCTCGAAGTCCGACGAGGAGTGGAAGACGAG
- the osbpl1a gene encoding oxysterol-binding protein-related protein 1 isoform X2, which produces MEGLEALDPEEQLLHDARNGNLEGIRGLLLSMIKEKTSLNINCKGKSKSNLGWTPLHLACYFGHRGVVEELLKAGAEVNLPNNMGDTPLHKAAFTGRKEVVMLLLRFDACPTVINGTAQIPKDVTQNEEIRTMLEAAERTEERKLEEQLLEAAREGDTATLNQLLNRKKPPDLGCADLLGNTPLHCAAYRGQKLCALRLLKGGASPNVKNKNDQTAFDLASDAEMKQVLEGNSQKGMARRVQMFEGPLLKSSRFFGWRSYWVVLQDGVLSWYPKQSDAAANVRRQGCKPLTQAHCMIKARDSCFFTLKCFDDSVHHFKVSPKNDPEGMRKRWLEAMEEHSAYSTHYCSQDQGSEEEEDDVMSVGELTESLQKAEAYQQRLQSEVSAFLAMVTKDELSEQLPAPVLQKMSEITELSSETCTALRHCLSLFSQQEGVRSLKLEQEVEKNKILSEALQTLATEHHELEQSVVKGSSPRSALSEDEFYDAVSESDSERSMSGFETVASHSFEEESVQSGSGRSTPVGMSQDDRRGDEEPQANGIKKHRTSLPAPMFSRNDFSIWSILRKCIGMELSKITMPVIFNEPLSFLQRLTEYMEHTYLIHQANALSDSIERMKCVAAFAVSAVASQWERTGKPFNPLLGETYELVREDLGFRLISEQVSHHPPVSAFHAEGLNNDFVFHGSIYPKLKFWGKSVEAEPKGIITLELPKYNEAYTWTNPTCCVHNIIVGQLWIEQYGNVEVVNHKTGERCCLNFKPCGLFGKELHKVEGYILDKNRKKLCALYGKWTECLYIVDPASFDAHKKSDKKNAEEKKSGRTGSGGEEEEMPLPDGDTVQAIPGSQLLWRIAPRPANSTQMYSFTTFAMALNELHKDMEGVIPKTDCRWRPDIRAMENGDIDLASEEKKRLEEKQRAARKIRSKSDEEWKTRWFHQGPNPHVGSQDWLYSRGYWDRDYSQLPDIY; this is translated from the exons ATGGAGGGTCTAGAGGCGCTAGACCCCGAGGAGCAGCTCCTTCACGACGCCAGGAACGGGAACCTGGAGGGGATTCGCGGCCTGCTGCTGTCCATGATCAAGGAGAAAACCAGTCTCAACATCAACTGCAAAG GTAAGAGCAAGAGCAATTTGGGATGGACGCCTCTCCACTTGGCCTGTTACTTCGGACACAGAGGCGTGGTGGAGGAGCTTCTCAAG GCAGGGGCTGAGGTGAATTTGCCCAATAACATGGGGGACACGCCTCTACACAAAGCTGCCTTCACGGGGAGAAAG GAGGTGGTCATGTTACTGCTGCGCTTTGACGCGTGCCCCACCGTTATTAACGGAACGGCGCAGATTCCCAAAGATGTCACTCAGAACGAGGAAATAAGAACCATGTTAGAAG CGGCGGAGAGGACAGAAGagaggaagctggaggagcagctttTGGAGGCGGCGCGGGAAGGGGACACGGCCACCCTCAACCAGCTG CTGAACAGGAAGAAGCCCCCCGATCTCGGCTGCGCAGACCTGTTGGGGAACACGCCCCTGCACTGTGCCGCGTACCGAGGGCAGAAGCTGTGTGCTCTCCGGCTCCTGAAGGGCGGCGCTAGCCCCAAcgtcaaaaacaaaaacg ATCAGACCGCGTTTGACCTGGCCAGCGATGCAGAGATGAAGCAGGTCCTGGAAGGCAACTCGCAGAAG GGCATGGCTCGCAGAGTCCAGATGTTTGAAGGCCCTCTGCTGAAG agCTCCCGTTTTTTCGGCTGGCGCTCCTACTGGGTGGTGCTTCAGGACGGCGTCCTCTCCTGGTACCCCAAACA GTCAGACGCAGCCGCTAACGTTCGCAGGCAGGGATGCAAGCCTCTCACGCAGGCTCACTGTATG ATCAAAGCCCGGGACAGCTGCTTTTTCACCCTCAAGTGCTTTGACGACAGCGTCCATCACTTTAAAGTGTCCCCCAAGAACGACCCGGAAGGGATGAGAAAA aGATGGCTGGAGGCGATGGAGGAGCACTCGGCCTACAGCACACACTACTGCTCCCAGGATCAAGgcagcgaggaagaggaggacgacGTGATGTCAGTGGGGGAGCTGACTGAGTCTCTGCAG AAGGCCGAGGCCTACCAGCAGAGGCTGCAGTCAGAGGTGTCTGCCTTCCTCGCCATGGTGACGAAGGACGAGCTGTCCGAAC AGCTCCCTGCCCCGGTCCTGCAGAAGATGAGCGAGATCACGGAGCTGTCCAGCGAGACCTGCACCGCCCTCCGACACTGCCTCAGCCTCTTCTCCCAGCAGGAAGGG GTGCGGAGCCTGAAACTGGAGCAGGAAGTGGAGAAGAACAAGATCCTGTCAGAGGCCCTGCAGACACTGGCCACCGAGCATCACGAGCTGGAGCAGTCCGTCGTCAAGGGGTCCTCGCCACGGAGCGCGCTCAGTGAGGATGAGTTCTACGATGCCGTGTCAG AGTCCGACTCCGAGCGTTCCATGAGCGGGTTCGAGACGGTGGCCAGCCATTCCTTCGAGGAGGAGTCTGTCCAGTCCGGCAGCGGCCGCAGCACCCCCGTCGGCATGTCGCAGGACGATCGCCGCGGCGACGAGGAGCCCCAGGCCAACGGGATCAAGAAGCACAG gacGAGTTTGCCGGCCCCCATGTTCTCCAGGAATGATTTCAGCATCTGGAGCATTCTGAGGAAGTGCATAGGAATG GAGCTCTCTAAGATCACCATGCCGGTCATCTTCAACGAGCCCCTGAGCTTCCTGCAGCGCCTGACTGAGTACATGGAGCACACGTACCTCATCCACCAGGCCAATGCCCTGTCCGACTCCATCGAGAGGATGAAG tGTGTGGCAGCCTTTGCAGTGTCCGCTGTGGCTTCCCAGTGGGAGAGGACAGGCAAGCCCTTCAACCCGCTGCTGGGAGAGACCTACGAGCTGGTCAG GGAGGACCTCGGTTTTaggctgatctcagaacaggtCAGTCACCACCCACCGGTCAGCGCCTTTCACGCCGAGGGTCTGAATAACGACTTCGTGTTCCACGGGTCCATCTATCCCAAGCTCAAATTCTGGGGGAAGAGCGTGGAGGCGGAGCCCAAAGGGATTATAACCCTGGAGCTGCCCAA GTACAACGAAGCGTACACCTGGACCAACCCCACCTGCTGCGTGCACAACATCATCGTGGGCCAGCTGTGGATTGAGCAGTACGGGAACGTGGAGGTGGTCAACCACAA AACCGGGGAACGATGCTGCCTGAATTTCAAACCCTGTGGTCTTTTTGGGAAGGAGCTGCACAAAGTCGAAGGCTACATCCTGGATAAAAA CAGGAAGAAGCTATGCGCCCTCTACGGGAAGTGGACCGAGTGCCTGTACATCGTGGACCCGGCCTCGTTCGACGCCCACAAGAAGAGCGACAAGAAGAACGCGGAGGAGAAGAAGAGTGGCAGAACG GGCTCCGGcggcgaggaggaggagatgccGCTGCCGGACGGCGACACGGTGCAGGCCATCCCCGGGAGCCAGCTGCTGTGGAGGATAGCGCCCCGCCCGGCCAACTCCAcccag ATGTACAGCTTCACCACCTTCGCCATGGCCCTCAACGAGCTCCACAAGGACATGGAGGGGGTCATTCCCAAAACCGACTGCCGCTGGAGACCTGACATCCGCGCCATGGAGAACGGGGACATAG ATTTGGCGAGCGAGGAGAAGAAGAGGCTGGAGGAGAAACAGCGGGCGGCGCGCAAAATCCGCTCGAAGTCCGACGAGGAGTGGAAGACGAG